In Cicer arietinum cultivar CDC Frontier isolate Library 1 chromosome 7, Cicar.CDCFrontier_v2.0, whole genome shotgun sequence, a single window of DNA contains:
- the LOC140918804 gene encoding protein FAR1-RELATED SEQUENCE 6-like, with protein sequence MNVHVKRTIQINDDAGVGINKTFQSLVKDARGHENVPFCERDVRNYVNKERRAIGKEGDGNALISYFCHMREQNSDFFYDIDLDDDFHVRNVFWADARSRAAYEYFGDVVSFDTTYLTNKYNMPFAAFVGVNHHGQSTLLGCGLLSGEDTDSFVWLFKSWLRCMLGKAPLGIVTDQCKAMKNAIELVFPTIRHRWCLWHIMKKIPEKLGQYSEYKKIKFALKKAVYDTVTKEAFQEKWCSFIKKFELQ encoded by the coding sequence ATGAATGTGCATGTAAAGAGAACAATACAAATCAATGATGATGCAGGAGTGGGGATCAACAAGACATTTCAATCTCTTGTTAAAGATGCACGGGGACATGAAAATGTACCATTTTGTGAAAGAGACGTGAGGAATTATGTTAACAAGGAACGACGCGCAATAGGAAAAGAAGGTGATGGAAATGCCTTGATAAGCTATTTTTGCCATATGAGGGAACAAAATTCAGATTTCTTCTATGACATAGATTTGGATGATGATTTTCACGTAAGAAATGTGTTTTGGGCTGACGCAAGAAGTAGAGCTGCTTATGAATACTTTGGAGATGTTGTGTCTTTTGACACAACATATTTGACTAATAAGTATAACATGCCTTTTGCTGCGTTTGTTGGTGTGAATCACCATGGTCAATCAACATTACTTGGATGTGGACTATTGTCAGGTGAAGATACAGATTCATTTGTATGGCTTTTCAAATCATGGCTTCGTTGTATGCTAGGAAAGGCCCCTCTGGGTATTGTGACTGACCAATGCAAGGCTATGAAAAATGCCATTGAGTTAGTCTTTCCTACAATTCGCCATAGGTGGTGTTTATGgcatataatgaaaaaaattcctGAAAAGCTCGGTCAATATAGTGAATATAAAAAGATTAAGTTTGCATTGAAAAAAGCGGTTTATGACACAGTCACAAAAGAGGCATTTCAAGAAAAATGGTGTTCTTTCATCAAAaaatttgagcttcaataa